The genome window CTCAAGAGTAGCTCCTCCACCTACTCCACCAACTGTCCAGAAGTATGCTCCATCATCTGTTTTCTTATATAAAGCGAAGTTTGGAATTGGAGAAGACAAGTTAGTTGAGAAGTCTCTACCATCTTGCTGCATATTTTGATCCCCGAAAGCGTACTGAACTCCCCCTACGAAATAAGTTCCGTTTTCTAATCTCATAAGACCAGCAGGGTTAAAGTAAACTGTAGATCCAACGTTTATAGCTCCTTGTTGTGCAGGGTTAGCTCCGTACTCAGCTGAGTAGTTTTGTATATGATCTATCGATGCTCCCATTGTAGAAACACTTAGACTAGCAATTAGTGCTAATAGTGATAATTTAAATCTGTTCATTATATATAATCCTCCCTAGTTTTTCAAAATTACTAGTGTAATATAACATACGTTTTTAAAAATTACAAGTGTTTTTTAAATAGTGACAATATACGAAATTGTTGAATTCGATTTGTTTGATTAAGGTAAAAGTCGAAAGATCTATCTCTGGGAAATGAGTATCCCCACTATAGTCTCCTTTTATATGAGATATATGTAACTCCTCAACTTGAGGAAAAAAATATTCGTATATTGATTTTCCGCCGATAACGAATATTTTTTTATTTAATTGTGTTTGTAGATGTTTGGCTTTTTCTAAAGCTTTATCTGGAGAATTAAAAACTTCTATATTGTTAGAAGTGAAGTTTGTGTTGTTTGTTAAAACAATATTAATTCTGTCAGGAAGAGCTTTTCCTATGGATTCAAAAGTTTTTCTTCCCATAATTACAATGTTGTTTGTTGTAATCTCTTTAAAGAGTTTTAAATCTTCTGGGATATTCCAAGGCATATAGTTGTTATACCCGATAAGGTTATTTTTATCCATTGCAACTATAAGTGAAATCATAAGCCTATTCTCCTAAATCAAAGTCATTTTGTCTAAGAGCTTCATAAAGAACAATAGCAGCCGAGTTTGAAAGATTTAATGACCTTCCCATCTTTATCATTGGAATTGTGATACATGTTTCTGCATTTGCTTCTCTGATTTCCGCAGGAATTCCTCTAGATTCTGGTCCGAATACGATGAAGTCATTAGGTGCATACTTAACATCAGAATATTTTTGTGTTGTCTTTGTTGTAGCAAAATAAAAATTTGAATCAGGATATGCCGCTCTTAGTTCTTCGTAGTTTTCCCAGACTTTTAAGTCTATCATATCCCAATAGTCAAGACCTGATCTTTTGATTTGTTTTTCATCTAAAGAAAACCCTAAAGGTTTTATAAGATGAAGTGTAGTGTTTGTAAGAACACAGCTTCTTCCAATGTTTCCTGTATTGTAAGGAATTTCTGGTTCCATTAGTACTATATTCATAAAATCCTCCTTAAGTTGATGTAATTCTAATACCAATTTTAACATAAATTTTTTTATAAAACAAAAAAAGATTTTTTTATATTATTATTGTAGTAAAACGAAAAAATAAGTTAAATCTAAAATTAAAACTGGAAATTGTGGAGAAGTTAAAATAAAAAACAAAAAAGTTGTTGACGAAGTTTAAAATTTATGGTACTATAAT of Cetobacterium sp. ZOR0034 contains these proteins:
- a CDS encoding dihydrofolate reductase, whose amino-acid sequence is MISLIVAMDKNNLIGYNNYMPWNIPEDLKLFKEITTNNIVIMGRKTFESIGKALPDRINIVLTNNTNFTSNNIEVFNSPDKALEKAKHLQTQLNKKIFVIGGKSIYEYFFPQVEELHISHIKGDYSGDTHFPEIDLSTFTLIKQIEFNNFVYCHYLKNTCNF
- a CDS encoding tRNA (cytidine(34)-2'-O)-methyltransferase, with product MNIVLMEPEIPYNTGNIGRSCVLTNTTLHLIKPLGFSLDEKQIKRSGLDYWDMIDLKVWENYEELRAAYPDSNFYFATTKTTQKYSDVKYAPNDFIVFGPESRGIPAEIREANAETCITIPMIKMGRSLNLSNSAAIVLYEALRQNDFDLGE